A window of Hyperolius riggenbachi isolate aHypRig1 chromosome 1, aHypRig1.pri, whole genome shotgun sequence contains these coding sequences:
- the HAUS4 gene encoding HAUS augmin-like complex subunit 4, translating into MASRTLQYVNSHLPMLRLEEEDLERNPQFSKLLLELCQVLEPSSSSTSLSRELEEAQRELRLQRKVWLRSEVIHRLIQEMLLDLQVRKLEGKTTDEEDKVRRKYFFLRILHLDSLAVS; encoded by the exons ATGGCATCTCGGACGCTGCAATACG TAAACAGCCACCTGCCGATGCTTCGCCTGGAGGAGGAAGACCTGGAGAGGAATCCTCAGTTCAGTAAACTTCTGCTGGAGCTATGTCAGGTTCTGGagccaagcagcagcagtaccTCCTTAAGTCGTGAGCTGGAAGAG GCACAAAGAGAACTGCGGCTGCAGAGGAAGGTGTGGCTGAGGTCAGAGGTTATTCATAGGCTAATACAAGAGATGTTACTGGACTTGCAGGTCAGGAAGCTGGAGGGTAAAACAACTGATGAAGAAGACAAGGTAAGGAGGAAATATTTCTTTCTCCGCATCCTCCATCTTGACTCTTTGGCAgtgtcttaa